A single window of Tenericutes bacterium MZ-XQ DNA harbors:
- a CDS encoding ABC transporter — protein sequence MLVIKNMSKSYDGIKKACSDISLNIESGDIYGFVGHNGAGKTTLLKSIAGIIDFDEGVIEVDHKSVKSDALEVKKMIAYIPDNPDVYESLTGIQYLEFIADVFAVSQNRRKELIEKYANMFEIQNVLQNPIQSYSHGMKQKIVLISALIHEPKLMLLDEPFVGLDPKASFLLKEVFKDLVNQGSAIFFSTHVLEVVEKLCNKVAIIKQGKIVANGLTGEIISDQSLENIFMEIAKES from the coding sequence ATGCTAGTAATAAAAAATATGTCAAAAAGTTATGACGGAATTAAGAAGGCTTGTAGTGACATCAGCTTGAATATTGAATCAGGCGATATTTATGGTTTTGTCGGTCACAACGGTGCAGGTAAAACCACCTTATTAAAGTCAATTGCAGGTATTATCGATTTTGATGAAGGTGTTATAGAGGTTGATCACAAATCTGTTAAGTCTGATGCCTTAGAAGTAAAAAAAATGATTGCATACATTCCCGATAATCCGGATGTATATGAATCTTTAACAGGTATTCAATATTTGGAGTTTATTGCTGATGTCTTTGCAGTAAGTCAGAATAGAAGAAAAGAACTGATTGAAAAATATGCAAACATGTTCGAAATACAAAATGTTTTGCAAAACCCGATTCAATCATATTCTCATGGGATGAAGCAAAAAATTGTTTTAATCAGTGCTTTAATACATGAACCAAAGTTAATGTTATTAGACGAACCATTTGTTGGTCTTGATCCGAAGGCGAGTTTCTTATTAAAAGAAGTGTTCAAAGATTTGGTTAACCAAGGTTCTGCCATTTTTTTCTCAACTCACGTGCTTGAAGTCGTTGAGAAACTATGTAACAAAGTAGCAATCATTAAACAAGGTAAAATTGTTGCTAATGGTTTAACAGGTGAAATTATATCTGATCAATCGCTTGAAAATATCTTTATGGAGATTGCAAAAGAATCATGA
- a CDS encoding oligoendopeptidase F, producing the protein MKFADYKYERPDLEKVKIDLENEIKKIGSGKSYEEEKEAIKNVFEVNDRVGTLATLVSIRNSLNAKDDFYEKEKEFFDENGPLLQQYEYEFNLKLLHSEHRDKHEKDLGSLIFKRAELAQKTFKPEIIPDMQKENKLSTEYGKIVASAEIKFKDGIYNLSQMAPFIQDKDRETRHQAQLAVSKFFEENESEIDRIYDEMVKVRTEIAKKLGYDNFVQLGYDRFGRTDYDYKDVKAYRDQIYEDIVPIVCELTERKAKRLGIDKPKSYDLALSFLSGNPTPKGGRDWLLDRAKTMYHEMSKETDEFFTFMLEHDLLDLDSKAGKHGGGYCTYIPNYRSPFIFANFNGTAHDVDVLTHEAGHAFQVYSSRDLLPEYRWPTMEAAEIHSMSMEFLAWPWIDKFFLEDTEKYKFNHLAGALTFLPYGVLVDEFQHGIYEHPEMTPNERKALWRKLEKKYTPFKDYDDDHFMDKGTFWFRQSHIFEAPFYYIDYTLAQVCAFQYWVMSRENQETALESYLKLCKLGGSKSFVELIESAELDNPFKKGTVKKIAEPIKAYLDQIDDMKL; encoded by the coding sequence ATGAAGTTTGCTGACTATAAATACGAAAGACCAGACTTAGAAAAAGTTAAGATTGATTTAGAAAACGAGATCAAAAAAATTGGATCTGGTAAATCTTATGAAGAAGAGAAAGAAGCTATCAAGAATGTTTTTGAAGTTAATGATAGAGTTGGGACACTTGCAACGTTGGTTTCAATAAGAAATAGTTTAAACGCAAAGGATGATTTTTATGAAAAAGAAAAAGAGTTCTTTGATGAGAATGGACCGCTGTTGCAACAGTATGAGTATGAGTTTAATCTTAAATTATTACATTCAGAACATCGAGATAAACACGAAAAAGATCTTGGAAGTTTAATCTTTAAACGTGCTGAACTTGCTCAAAAAACATTTAAACCAGAAATAATTCCCGACATGCAAAAAGAGAACAAATTATCGACTGAGTACGGGAAAATAGTTGCTTCGGCAGAAATTAAGTTTAAAGATGGTATCTATAACTTAAGCCAAATGGCGCCATTTATTCAAGATAAAGATAGAGAAACTAGACATCAAGCTCAGTTAGCTGTATCAAAATTTTTTGAGGAAAATGAATCAGAAATCGATCGCATTTATGATGAAATGGTTAAAGTAAGAACTGAAATTGCCAAAAAACTTGGGTATGATAATTTCGTACAACTTGGATATGATAGATTTGGTCGTACAGATTATGACTACAAAGACGTTAAAGCATATAGAGATCAAATATATGAAGACATAGTACCAATTGTTTGTGAGCTCACAGAAAGAAAAGCAAAAAGGTTAGGGATAGATAAACCTAAATCATACGATTTAGCACTCTCATTCTTATCTGGAAACCCAACACCTAAGGGTGGAAGAGACTGGCTTTTAGATAGAGCAAAGACAATGTATCATGAAATGAGCAAAGAAACTGATGAATTCTTTACATTCATGCTAGAACATGATCTACTAGATCTGGATAGTAAAGCTGGAAAACATGGCGGGGGATATTGTACATATATTCCGAACTATAGATCACCATTTATTTTTGCAAACTTCAATGGAACAGCACACGATGTGGATGTATTAACACACGAAGCAGGACACGCTTTCCAAGTGTACTCAAGTAGAGATTTATTACCTGAATATAGATGGCCAACGATGGAAGCAGCTGAGATCCACTCTATGAGTATGGAGTTTTTAGCTTGGCCTTGGATAGATAAATTCTTTTTAGAAGACACTGAAAAATATAAGTTTAATCACTTAGCTGGAGCTTTAACATTCTTACCTTATGGCGTATTGGTCGATGAGTTCCAACACGGTATTTATGAACATCCAGAAATGACCCCTAATGAAAGAAAAGCATTGTGGCGAAAACTAGAAAAGAAATATACCCCATTTAAGGATTATGATGATGATCATTTTATGGATAAAGGAACATTCTGGTTTAGACAGTCTCATATATTTGAAGCACCTTTCTATTATATCGATTATACACTTGCTCAAGTATGTGCATTCCAGTATTGGGTGATGAGTAGAGAAAACCAAGAAACGGCTTTAGAAAGCTATTTAAAACTATGTAAGCTTGGCGGATCAAAGAGTTTCGTTGAACTTATTGAATCAGCAGAATTGGATAATCCATTTAAAAAAGGAACAGTTAAAAAAATTGCTGAACCAATTAAAGCCTACTTAGATCAAATCGATGATATGAAACTATAA
- a CDS encoding 50S ribosomal protein L17 has translation MAYSRLRRNSDQRKALLRDLVTDIIINERIVTTEAKAKELKKLADKMITLAKDGSLSARRQAAETVRFEEVKEGQNAVQKLFSELGPRYQDRNGGYTRIIKTVPRRGDAAPMAIIEFV, from the coding sequence ATGGCTTATAGTAGATTAAGACGCAATAGCGATCAAAGAAAAGCTTTATTACGTGACTTAGTAACAGACATTATTATTAATGAAAGAATTGTTACTACAGAAGCAAAAGCAAAAGAATTAAAAAAACTTGCTGATAAAATGATTACTTTAGCTAAAGATGGTTCTCTAAGTGCAAGAAGACAAGCAGCTGAAACCGTTCGTTTTGAAGAAGTTAAAGAAGGACAAAATGCGGTTCAAAAGCTATTTTCTGAACTTGGACCAAGATACCAAGATAGAAATGGTGGCTATACAAGAATCATTAAAACAGTACCTAGACGTGGCGATGCTGCGCCTATGGCAATTATTGAATTTGTATAA
- a CDS encoding DNA-directed RNA polymerase subunit alpha — MRDLKFEKPTAVEEISKDGHKGRFVIKPLDRGYGITLGNALRRVLLSSLPGAAIVNIKIDGVEHEFSTIEGVYEDVMGIVLNLKKVIFKVDSTDPEFEQKLELYMVGAGKITAADFNHVDGVEIVNPDQEIANLSDTGRLSMEVTVRRGVGYVSAERNKVYSRNEKSVIPIDSIYTPVTRVSYHVEKTLRDQDELALDIETNGAIEAKDALALASKMLIDYFNVIVEISEQAQESDFIYEQEEEPVNKKLELTIDKLDLSVRLYNSLKRSGISTVAQIVSQTEEDVMRFRSLGRKSFKELKEKLLEHGLEFKNSSNKESKFHLEDEEKE, encoded by the coding sequence GTGAGAGATTTAAAATTTGAAAAACCAACCGCAGTTGAAGAAATATCAAAAGATGGACATAAAGGACGTTTCGTCATTAAACCATTAGATCGTGGTTATGGTATTACTTTAGGTAATGCACTTCGTAGAGTTTTATTATCATCACTACCTGGCGCAGCAATTGTAAACATTAAAATTGATGGTGTAGAACATGAGTTCTCAACAATCGAAGGTGTATACGAAGATGTGATGGGTATTGTATTAAACTTGAAAAAAGTAATTTTCAAGGTAGACTCAACAGATCCTGAATTTGAACAAAAACTTGAATTATACATGGTCGGTGCCGGAAAGATTACAGCAGCTGATTTTAACCATGTTGATGGTGTTGAAATTGTCAATCCAGATCAAGAAATTGCTAACCTATCTGATACAGGTAGACTTTCTATGGAAGTTACTGTAAGAAGAGGTGTTGGCTATGTGAGTGCAGAACGAAATAAAGTATATAGCAGAAATGAAAAAAGCGTTATCCCAATTGACTCAATCTACACACCAGTAACTCGTGTATCTTATCATGTTGAAAAAACATTGAGAGATCAAGATGAGTTAGCGTTAGACATAGAAACGAATGGTGCAATTGAAGCTAAAGACGCTTTAGCTTTAGCATCAAAAATGCTTATTGACTACTTCAATGTCATCGTAGAAATCAGTGAACAAGCTCAGGAATCTGACTTCATTTATGAACAAGAAGAAGAACCAGTTAATAAGAAACTAGAATTAACAATTGACAAACTAGACTTATCTGTAAGACTATATAATAGTTTAAAACGTTCAGGTATTTCTACAGTTGCACAAATTGTTAGTCAAACTGAAGAAGATGTAATGAGATTTAGATCATTAGGTAGAAAATCTTTTAAAGAATTAAAAGAAAAACTACTAGAACATGGTCTAGAATTTAAAAATTCTTCTAACAAAGAATCAAAATTTCATTTAGAAGATGAAGAGAAGGAGTAA
- a CDS encoding aldo/keto reductase — MRFRTFGKTGIKVSEISLGTWQLGSKWGDPFNEEVAIKTLDAAIKTDINLFDTADVYQGGMSEKVIGKYIKNLEQKPFVITKIGRRLEKHTKQGYSEKNIRNFIDDSRTNLNVKTLDMVFLHCPPTDVYYMPDVFKLLDQLKLEGKIKHYGVSVERVEEGLKAMDYEGVDAIEIIFNMFRLRPTEYFFNKAQEKKVGVIVRVPLASGLLTGKFHRQSTFEKDDHRAFNRNGEAFDKGETFSGVDYENGLDAVEALKKLFQTQNLTAIALRWILMFDAVSTVIPGASKPEYVYENVNATLLPPLTKEQMKAVEDIYEKYIKDPVHYIW; from the coding sequence ATGAGATTTAGAACATTTGGAAAAACGGGGATTAAAGTATCAGAAATTTCACTTGGTACATGGCAATTAGGTTCAAAATGGGGAGATCCATTTAATGAAGAAGTTGCTATAAAAACTTTGGATGCAGCAATTAAGACAGATATCAATTTATTCGATACAGCCGACGTATATCAAGGTGGTATGAGCGAAAAAGTCATTGGAAAATACATTAAAAACTTAGAGCAAAAACCTTTTGTAATTACAAAAATAGGTAGACGATTAGAAAAACACACAAAACAAGGATATTCAGAGAAAAATATTAGAAATTTCATTGACGATAGTAGAACTAACTTAAATGTTAAAACTCTAGATATGGTTTTTCTCCACTGCCCACCTACTGATGTCTATTATATGCCAGATGTTTTTAAGCTCTTAGATCAATTGAAGCTAGAAGGTAAAATTAAGCATTATGGAGTAAGTGTTGAGCGTGTTGAAGAAGGCTTAAAAGCAATGGACTATGAAGGTGTAGATGCTATTGAGATTATTTTCAATATGTTTAGATTAAGACCAACTGAATATTTTTTCAATAAAGCACAAGAGAAAAAGGTCGGAGTCATCGTAAGAGTTCCTCTTGCTAGTGGGCTTTTAACAGGAAAGTTTCATAGGCAATCAACATTTGAAAAAGATGATCATAGAGCATTTAATAGAAATGGTGAAGCTTTTGACAAAGGAGAAACGTTTTCTGGTGTGGATTATGAAAATGGCTTAGATGCTGTAGAAGCACTGAAAAAACTTTTTCAGACACAAAACTTGACTGCGATTGCTCTTAGATGGATACTTATGTTTGATGCGGTGTCTACTGTTATTCCTGGAGCAAGCAAACCTGAATATGTCTATGAAAATGTGAATGCAACATTGTTACCACCACTTACAAAAGAGCAAATGAAAGCTGTCGAAGATATTTATGAGAAGTATATAAAAGATCCAGTACATTATATTTGGTAA